ttccttacatttgtaaggtttctctccagtatgaattctgtgatgtcgaGTAAGGTATGCCTGCTGTTTAAAGGACCTACCACATTCCtgacatttgtaaggtttctctccagtatgaattctgtgatgtcgaGTAAGGTGTGCCTGCTTGTTAAAGGACCtaccacattccttacatttgtaaggcttctctccagtatgaattctgtgatgttgagtaAGGTTTGACTGCTGACTAAAGGACCtaccacattccttacatttgtaaggtttctctccagtatgaattctgtgatgttgaacAAGTGttgagcaaattttaaaaactttgccaCACTCTTTACATTCATAGAGTTTCTTTCCAGTATGGATTTGCCTATGTTTCCTTAGAGATGAGCGGTACTTGAAGGTTTTACAACATTCTTCAcatttgtatgatttcacttcAGTACTCATTTGCTGATGCTGAGATTGGGTTGAGTGCCAGTCAAAGACTTTACCACATCCCTTAAAAATGGGTGTTTTCTCTCCACTAGGGATCATCTTCTTTCTACTTAGTCTTGATGACTGACTAAATGTGGGACCACGTTTAGCATATCTGAATGGGTTTTTGGCCTCATGAATTCTCTGATCATCACCAATATTGGAGGACTGCTGAGGACCATTCTCACACTGACTGGATTCATCAGGATTTTCTCCCAAATGGATACTCTCATGTGTAATAAGGTTAGACCTCTGATGAAAGACTTCCCCACATTTATAACATTCATACTGGTTCTCTGAAAACTGAGTCCTCACACGTCTCTGAACACTGCAGCCCTGGTTAAGTGTTTTCTCAGATTCAGGGCACTGAGCATTGCTGTCTCCATTGGAAGGGCTCTGGTCATTCTGGAGGGTCAACTCCTCAGTGAAGCCTCTCTCGTATGGATCCCGCTTAGCACTTTGTTCTTCATTATTCAATCTCTGATTTTCAGAAGTATCTGATGGGGTCAGTCCAATCCCGTTTTGAAAATGGTTCCAATCATTGTTTTCAGCACAGACTAGATAACTTTCCAGATTGTCCAAACTGTCTTTCTGCAAAGAGCTGTGTTGGAATACTTGAATGGAGCTCTTGATGACAGAAACACACTGCTTTGTGGAAACAGCTGACTTAAAAAGGGAGGTTTTCCACGATGTTTTATATCTTTCACTATTCGGGTCATTTTGAGTCTTATTAAATGCCGCTGCCTCAGATGGGCTACGTCCTTCATGGTATCCGTGAtgcccttccctctctctattaCCGTCCCAGTCTGTCATTAAGTATACATTTTCAAGAGCACTATTTTTGTATCTACACATCGTCACTTTTTGGAAAGAAGCTTCTATGCTCGGCTTTTGCAGGAAATTCTGAATGTCATGTGAAGATTTGGCTGAAAgatatcaaataagaaaaaaggaaactcattGAACTTACTACTTTCAGATGAATATACTGATGATTTGTAACATACAAGCTTCCAGTCAATCAGAGAGTGTCACAAAGATGGCTGGGAAGGAAtcatcagaatttccttcttccaTGGACACCCTACCTTGGAACACAACATACTGACCACATACCCTAATAGATAATTCTGTGATACTGTCATGTTCTAGCACAAGTCCCTTCCTGCATCTCAAATAATCTGAAAAAGTGCCACATGAGCGTAAAATTAGAAGGATggttatttaaacataaaactaaaatgaaccgggatgcctgggtggctcagttggttaggcagctgccttcggctcaggtcatgatcccagcgtcccgggatcgagtctcacatcgggctccttgctccgcagggagcctgtttctccctctgactctgccttccactctgtctgcctgtgctggctctcgctcactctctctctgacaaataaataaataaaatctttaaaaaaataaaaaaataaaaaactgaaatgaaccaaatagaaaaaaatccaacatatTCAATAGGTCAAGATTGTAAGCTTCTCCTCTATGATCAGAAATGAGGTAATGAAGTAACACTACCACTGCCTTTCAACATGGTACTGGACATTCTAGTCAGAACTGGGGAAGAAAAACCCCATAAAAAGAAtccaaactaaaaaaagaaaaagtaaaattatctgtgtTCACAGAAGATATGATCTATAAAAGACCCTAAAGAatcctaatttaatttttctgtgctctttttctattgtttgtattgtttatttctgctaAATGTTGTCTACAACACTttccattttccaatttttttatgCAATACATagctgagttaaaaaaaaaaaaaaacatggatggaactagagcatatcatgcttagcgaaataagtcaagcagagaaagacaactatcatatgatctccctgatatgaggaagtggtgatgcaacatgggggcttaagtgggtaggagaagaatcaatgaaacaagatgggattgggagggagacaaaccataagtgactcttaatctcacaaaacaaactgagggttgctggggggggggggtttgggagaagggggtgggattatggacattggggagggtatgtgctttggtgagtgctgtgaagtatgtaaacctggtgattcacacacctgtacccctggggataaaaatatatgtttataaaaaataaaaaattaattcaaaaaaaaaaaaaaaaagagctggaagggtgcttgagtggcttggtgggttaagcatctgccgccagctcaggtcatgatctcagggtcctgggatcaagtcacgcattgggctctctgcttggcagggagcctgcttcctcctctcctctctctacctacttgtgatctctgtctctcaaataaataaacaaaatctttaaaaaaagaaaaaaagaagaaaaacttaactTTCCAtgagaaacaaggaaaggaaaaaacttagATGAAATTTAGTAGTACAAGAAAGTAacaaagagggcgcctgggtggctcagtgggttaagccgctgccttcggctcaggtcatgatctcagggtcctgggatcgagtcccgcatcgggctctgcttagcagggagcctgcttccttctctctctctgcctgcctctcagtgtacttgtaatttctctttgtcaaataaataaataaaatctttaaaaaaaaaaaaaagaaagtaacaaagataaatctgaaataaataaaatagagacgaGAATAGTAACAGAACAATGAATGAAATGCCCAGTTTACCCGAAATACTAAAACTGGCTGTGCTTTAACTTGGTCAGCATTTATATACTACCAAATCAGGTAACTtaggaataaaaacaataacaacaatagaTAATTCCTAAAATTGCACAAGTCACTAAATCTGAATTATCTACCCTCTACCAAATAAATGGGAACTCTTCTTACACCAGAAACAGGAATTTAAGttatatttggaaacaaaactctcccagcacagaaaagcccaagacctAGGGATGTTACAACATTTGATgcagtcactgagttccctaagtcaaatctctctcttgctcagattattttccttttttgtgtccTTGAGGTCAGAAAGTCCTTCCCCTGTTGCCTCCAGCTAGCTGTTTATTGCATCAATCCTGTATtcaatctcatttattgcattgtttttttttaatttttttattattttttaaattttttaaaagattttatttatttatttgacagagagagagatcacaagtaggcagagaggtaggcagagagagagaggaggaagcaggctccccgctgagcagagagcccgatacgggactcgattccaggaccctgagatcatgacctgagccgaaggcagcggcttaacccactgagccacccaggcgcccctcatttattGCATTgttaatctcatttatttttttaaaaaaattatttatttgagagagaaagagcatgagtaggagctaccgagggagagggagagtatcAAGTAGCACACTGAATGTCGACACTGACACTGGCTCCTAGGATCCTGAAATCACTACCTAAGCttaaaccaagaatcagataTAATTGAGACACCCATAtgctcca
The DNA window shown above is from Mustela nigripes isolate SB6536 chromosome 17, MUSNIG.SB6536, whole genome shotgun sequence and carries:
- the LOC132005848 gene encoding zinc finger protein OZF-like — encoded protein: MCRYKNSALENVYLMTDWDGNREREGHHGYHEGRSPSEAAAFNKTQNDPNSERYKTSWKTSLFKSAVSTKQCVSVIKSSIQVFQHSSLQKDSLDNLESYLVCAENNDWNHFQNGIGLTPSDTSENQRLNNEEQSAKRDPYERGFTEELTLQNDQSPSNGDSNAQCPESEKTLNQGCSVQRRVRTQFSENQYECYKCGEVFHQRSNLITHESIHLGENPDESSQCENGPQQSSNIGDDQRIHEAKNPFRYAKRGPTFSQSSRLSRKKMIPSGEKTPIFKGCGKVFDWHSTQSQHQQMSTEVKSYKCEECCKTFKYRSSLRKHRQIHTGKKLYECKEVHTGEKPYRCQECDKDFKCHSTLSNHLRFHTGEKPYKCKECGKAFKQRSHLTQHHRVHTGERPYKCQVCDKAFKCHSNLSNHLRIHTGERPYKCQECGKAFHQSSSLTVHHRNHTGEKPYKCKECGKGFSLHSNLLKHHRSHTEEKPYKCEECGKAFNQRSHLSRHHRNHTGKKL